The Drosophila biarmipes strain raj3 chromosome 2L, RU_DBia_V1.1, whole genome shotgun sequence genome has a window encoding:
- the LOC108032769 gene encoding uncharacterized protein LOC108032769 isoform X8, whose translation MDTVHSSKIPIRAKGIELLEELPSDEGDLEGYDLFMGIWELSASLGNFNHNVEETVRFISQNNTTSNDSFELVLLNDFRMKFEQLQKGADSEEKTLHETRGDLFMRLYKDLVDIEPEPLRCSKHIASS comes from the exons atggatACAGTACACTCTTCGAAAATTCCAATAAGAGCGAAAGGGATTGAACTGCTTGAAGAACTTCCTTCCGATGAAGGCGATCTTGAAGGCTATGATTTATTTATGGGCATCTGGGAATTGAGCGCTAGCCTTGGTAACTTCAACCACAATGTGGAGGAAACGGTGAGATTTATAAGCCAAAATAATACGACTTCAAACGACTCATTTGAGCTGGTCCTGCTCAATGATTTCCGGATGAAATTCGAACAATTGCAAAAGGGAGCGGATTCTGAGGAGAAGACTCTGCACGAGACTCGCGGCGATCTCTTTATGCGTCTCTATAAGGATCTGGTGGACATAGAACCGGAACCTTTAAGAT GTTCAAAACATATTGCATCGTCTTAA